From Candidatus Hydrogenedens sp., a single genomic window includes:
- a CDS encoding DUF481 domain-containing protein yields MKTKRHTFFIFFIIIFFSILEVSFIYSDRIEFVNGDSLTGEIVEITNDHLILNTDILGTITVKRTDINKIEREEPFEVSLVNGETIQGKMDFTSDKLLITEKGKKQSIPWENIQKITPTTENPAIQEQKDKRKWSGSGKLLASLQKGTTDTTNLESSIAVSGKRTKDLIEMELSGAYSEVENEINTRRYNGKLRYQYYPEKNWYIYTDMGVERDEGRKLGLRGQIGGGTGYEIISQPHQTWSMEGALMLTHEEWLPYVPFQKNQVKQEQIQEGLNQIATSSQRLIQDPSDIGSLGGILGGSIKVLNPLNAEKTTNDFTSLKIGSKYKRRILNSELSHDLTFEPSLEHIDYYRINSLANLSTPVSKNVSVELTLSNEYDSEHQKRDIEPWEHRLSAGVKYEFGSKD; encoded by the coding sequence ATGAAAACAAAAAGACATACTTTCTTTATATTTTTTATTATTATATTTTTTTCTATATTGGAAGTTTCATTTATTTATTCAGACCGTATAGAATTTGTCAATGGCGATAGCCTTACAGGGGAAATTGTAGAGATAACAAATGACCATCTAATTTTAAATACAGATATTCTGGGAACTATTACTGTAAAGCGAACAGATATAAATAAAATCGAGAGAGAAGAGCCATTCGAAGTATCACTTGTAAACGGAGAAACAATCCAGGGAAAAATGGATTTTACAAGTGATAAGTTGTTAATAACAGAAAAAGGGAAGAAACAATCTATTCCCTGGGAAAATATCCAAAAAATCACACCTACAACTGAAAATCCAGCAATACAGGAACAAAAGGATAAGAGGAAATGGTCAGGCAGTGGTAAGCTTCTTGCTTCACTTCAAAAAGGAACGACAGATACTACAAATTTGGAAAGTAGTATAGCAGTGTCAGGAAAAAGGACGAAAGACCTTATAGAAATGGAATTGTCTGGGGCTTATAGTGAGGTTGAAAATGAAATTAACACGCGAAGATATAATGGGAAACTCCGTTATCAATATTATCCTGAAAAGAATTGGTATATTTACACAGATATGGGAGTGGAACGAGATGAAGGGAGAAAGTTAGGATTAAGGGGACAGATAGGTGGTGGGACAGGTTACGAGATTATATCCCAACCCCATCAGACATGGTCTATGGAAGGAGCACTCATGTTAACCCATGAAGAATGGCTCCCGTATGTGCCCTTTCAAAAGAATCAGGTTAAGCAGGAACAAATTCAGGAAGGGTTAAATCAAATAGCTACTTCTTCTCAAAGATTAATCCAAGACCCGTCGGATATTGGAAGTTTGGGTGGAATTCTTGGGGGAAGTATAAAAGTTTTAAACCCACTGAATGCGGAAAAAACAACCAATGATTTTACAAGTTTGAAAATAGGGAGTAAATACAAACGAAGAATTTTAAATTCGGAACTTTCCCATGATTTAACATTTGAACCCAGTTTAGAACATATTGATTATTATCGTATTAATTCTTTGGCAAATTTATCAACGCCTGTTTCAAAAAATGTTAGTGTAGAACTAACCCTTTCCAACGAATATGACAGTGAACATCAGAAGCGAGATATTGAACCCTGGGAACATCGTTTATCCGCAGGTGTAAAATATGAATTCGGAAGTAAGGATTAA
- a CDS encoding sugar phosphate nucleotidyltransferase, which translates to MKAIILCAGKSTRTYPLTVTRPKPLLPLLNRPIIEIQMEGLYSFVEEFILVVGYRQEMIQQRLGENWKGKKITYVIQEEQRGTGHAILMCEKEIQGPFMAMNGDDLFDPNDLKNLAQQKRPSALVKEVPNPKDYGIYELDSGNRVIRLVEKPKVIFSNIANIGAYLFTPEIFPILHKTPLSERGEIEITSAIQTMAQQSGFWVLPAEGYWLPIGYPWDLLRANAFLLDRMQNPIILGTVMQGAWIEGKVFIDKGTIIRSGSFIEGPAYIGKNCTIGPNCWIRPYTTIGDNCRVGQASEIKNSILFDHAYAPHQNYVGDSILGEGVNLGCGTVTANVRHDGQAPKSVVNGILIETGLKKLGAILGDNVHTGILTALYPGRKMWPNTFTRPGEVVERDIIGEENENG; encoded by the coding sequence ATGAAAGCCATTATTCTTTGTGCCGGTAAAAGCACACGAACTTACCCGCTTACGGTAACCCGTCCCAAGCCCCTACTCCCTTTATTAAACCGACCTATTATTGAAATTCAAATGGAAGGACTTTACTCCTTTGTTGAGGAGTTTATTCTTGTTGTTGGTTATCGTCAGGAAATGATACAACAACGATTGGGAGAAAACTGGAAGGGGAAAAAAATTACTTATGTTATCCAGGAAGAACAACGCGGAACGGGACATGCCATATTGATGTGTGAAAAAGAAATTCAGGGTCCTTTTATGGCAATGAATGGAGATGACCTTTTTGACCCGAACGACTTAAAAAATCTTGCCCAGCAAAAACGACCTTCTGCATTAGTAAAAGAAGTGCCAAATCCCAAAGATTACGGGATATATGAACTTGATAGCGGTAATAGAGTAATAAGACTGGTAGAAAAACCCAAAGTTATTTTCTCTAATATCGCAAATATCGGTGCCTATTTATTTACACCGGAGATATTCCCTATCTTACACAAAACACCATTATCGGAACGTGGAGAAATTGAGATTACTTCTGCAATACAAACTATGGCTCAACAAAGTGGCTTCTGGGTATTGCCTGCGGAGGGATATTGGCTACCCATTGGCTATCCGTGGGATTTGCTTCGAGCCAATGCTTTTCTGTTGGACCGCATGCAAAACCCCATAATTTTGGGAACGGTAATGCAGGGAGCATGGATTGAAGGGAAAGTTTTCATTGATAAAGGGACAATTATTCGTTCGGGCAGTTTTATTGAAGGCCCTGCTTACATCGGTAAAAACTGCACAATAGGTCCGAATTGCTGGATACGACCTTATACAACCATCGGGGATAACTGTCGTGTTGGGCAGGCTTCCGAAATAAAAAATTCTATCTTGTTTGACCATGCTTATGCCCCTCATCAGAATTATGTTGGTGATAGCATTTTGGGTGAAGGGGTTAATCTGGGATGTGGAACCGTAACCGCCAATGTCCGTCATGATGGACAAGCCCCTAAATCTGTTGTGAATGGTATTCTGATTGAAACAGGACTAAAAAAATTAGGGGCTATTTTAGGAGATAATGTCCATACAGGAATATTAACCGCCCTTTATCCCGGTCGTAAAATGTGGCCTAATACCTTTACACGCCCCGGTGAAGTCGTTGAGCGAGATATCATTGGTGAAGAAAATGAAAATGGCTAA
- a CDS encoding glycosyltransferase family 4 protein codes for MKIVFFGNATEKNAGIRYRVKKFAEMLEAEGHQCVICLHSSVDFYLKYFENQPKYKKAIYWFCVWLNRWFQLRHVLGADVVFLRGPIFKFGPPIFEYIIYYLLRRNLVFDIDDAVWEKPAFVKNWTLKLVDFDWAKKMCKICAGAVVGNRYLEEHVKQWGAKRIVIIPTCIDMEKHQSKKEYPKHNNPVIIGWTGSYTNLGYLDILKEPLKELSKKYPIQLFIASNGLDYNMDGVHVIFENWKFEKEFEYLQKPDIGLMPLIDTPRARGKCAFKALQYMGVGTPVVISPVGMNAEVIEDGVHGFLARTPEEWYDRLEKLIANPDLREQMGRKARQRVIELYSFEANYPQLKEFLLNIAKG; via the coding sequence ATGAAAATAGTTTTTTTTGGAAATGCTACCGAAAAAAATGCTGGAATACGGTATCGCGTAAAAAAATTCGCAGAGATGTTAGAAGCCGAAGGGCATCAATGTGTAATTTGCTTACATTCCTCAGTGGATTTCTACTTAAAATATTTTGAGAACCAACCCAAATATAAAAAAGCAATTTACTGGTTCTGTGTATGGCTAAATCGGTGGTTCCAATTAAGGCATGTTTTGGGTGCCGATGTTGTATTTTTAAGAGGACCCATTTTTAAATTTGGACCTCCCATTTTTGAATATATTATTTACTATTTGCTAAGAAGGAACCTTGTATTTGACATTGATGATGCGGTTTGGGAAAAACCTGCATTTGTAAAAAATTGGACCCTGAAATTAGTAGATTTTGATTGGGCAAAGAAAATGTGCAAAATCTGTGCAGGTGCCGTTGTCGGTAATCGCTATCTGGAAGAACATGTAAAACAATGGGGAGCAAAAAGAATTGTTATCATCCCGACATGTATTGATATGGAAAAGCATCAATCTAAAAAAGAGTATCCCAAACACAACAATCCGGTAATCATAGGCTGGACTGGATCATATACTAATTTAGGTTATCTGGATATACTCAAAGAACCTTTAAAAGAATTATCCAAAAAATATCCAATACAATTATTTATTGCCTCTAATGGTTTAGATTACAATATGGATGGTGTTCATGTTATATTCGAAAATTGGAAATTCGAAAAGGAATTTGAATACTTGCAAAAGCCCGATATTGGTCTAATGCCGCTTATAGATACACCACGAGCACGAGGGAAATGTGCTTTTAAGGCTTTGCAATACATGGGTGTTGGAACGCCTGTGGTCATTTCTCCTGTGGGAATGAATGCGGAAGTGATAGAAGATGGGGTTCATGGTTTTTTGGCTCGCACACCCGAGGAATGGTATGACCGATTGGAAAAATTAATCGCTAACCCCGATTTGCGAGAACAGATGGGACGGAAAGCACGACAACGCGTTATAGAATTATATTCTTTTGAAGCAAACTATCCACAATTAAAAGAATTTCTGTTGAATATTGCAAAAGGATAA
- a CDS encoding HD domain-containing protein: MKEANIVVLTGTKKGASFPADEVLTIGRGQENVISLEDPKVSRKHAVIEPTEKGPLLKDLNSVNGTYVGTQKITEYLLKPGDVFRVGTQLIRYEVVDTSSDTDNSPVRFDATIDEDTESADLSLIHETLFQVPQGKVAQEQLKSIQKRLQAIYNANQIIVSENNLKNLFSKIIEQIFSLLPAHNGAILLWDKRRKRLVPEFIHTKMALEEFSISATIVNRAFEKREALITQNAGEDSRFKNISGSIIRHRIASAMCVPLVYQNQCLGVIYVDTRGTSRAFSQEDLEMLVAIAGPAAIALRNAQYIEMIKQSYKDTLTTIANAVELRDHYTIGHTWRVTNFSIEIAKVLGWSEEKIEEVYMGGVLHDVGKIAVDDAILRKPGQLTDEEFEKMKIHPLRGADLLRDIALFQPIIPYCLYHHERYDGKGYPYGLKGKEIPPEGRLVAVADTLDAMTSNRPYRKGLDPEIAIEKIINAKGTQLDPEMVDALIEAYNMGKIHSLLQDYHKRDSRSLACPFCSTHIKIAEDVNPGSEYMCPVCGRRLLIKESHGVFFAELLPQSDMAFTIIPFRYTSQSEK; the protein is encoded by the coding sequence ATGAAAGAGGCAAATATTGTAGTCCTTACCGGGACAAAAAAAGGTGCTTCCTTCCCTGCCGATGAGGTTTTAACTATCGGTAGAGGGCAGGAAAATGTTATTTCTCTTGAAGACCCAAAAGTTTCAAGAAAGCATGCGGTAATAGAACCAACGGAAAAAGGTCCATTACTAAAAGATTTAAATAGTGTTAATGGAACTTATGTAGGCACTCAGAAAATTACGGAGTATTTACTCAAGCCTGGGGATGTTTTTCGTGTTGGGACACAATTAATCCGTTATGAAGTTGTAGACACATCATCAGATACAGATAACTCTCCGGTGCGTTTTGATGCCACTATAGATGAAGACACGGAAAGTGCTGATTTAAGTCTTATCCATGAAACACTTTTTCAGGTTCCACAGGGGAAAGTTGCGCAGGAACAATTGAAGTCTATCCAGAAGCGTTTGCAGGCTATCTATAACGCTAATCAGATTATTGTCAGTGAGAATAACTTAAAGAATCTATTCTCAAAAATTATAGAACAAATTTTCTCTCTATTACCTGCCCATAACGGAGCCATTTTGTTATGGGATAAACGAAGAAAACGACTTGTCCCGGAATTTATCCATACAAAAATGGCATTGGAAGAATTTTCAATCAGTGCTACTATTGTAAATCGTGCCTTTGAGAAAAGGGAGGCTTTAATTACTCAAAACGCAGGGGAAGATAGCCGTTTTAAAAATATTTCGGGCAGTATTATTCGGCACCGAATTGCTTCTGCGATGTGTGTTCCCCTTGTTTATCAAAATCAATGTTTGGGTGTGATTTATGTGGATACGCGAGGGACCTCTCGTGCTTTCAGTCAAGAAGACCTTGAAATGCTGGTGGCTATAGCGGGACCTGCAGCAATAGCCCTCCGTAATGCACAATATATCGAAATGATAAAACAGAGTTATAAGGACACATTAACAACTATTGCTAATGCTGTGGAATTACGAGACCATTATACTATAGGTCATACATGGAGGGTAACAAATTTTTCCATAGAGATAGCGAAAGTATTGGGCTGGTCTGAAGAGAAAATAGAAGAGGTGTATATGGGTGGGGTTTTGCATGATGTTGGAAAAATTGCTGTAGATGATGCCATTCTTAGAAAACCGGGACAATTGACTGATGAAGAATTTGAAAAAATGAAAATTCATCCCTTACGAGGAGCCGATTTGCTAAGAGATATTGCTTTATTCCAGCCGATTATTCCCTATTGTTTGTATCACCATGAACGATACGATGGGAAAGGCTATCCCTATGGCTTAAAAGGAAAAGAAATTCCCCCAGAAGGACGATTAGTAGCGGTTGCAGATACGCTGGATGCCATGACGAGCAATCGCCCTTATCGAAAAGGATTAGACCCGGAGATTGCTATCGAAAAAATTATCAATGCGAAAGGAACGCAATTAGACCCTGAAATGGTAGATGCTCTAATTGAAGCATATAACATGGGAAAAATACACTCACTACTTCAAGATTACCACAAACGAGATAGTCGTAGCCTTGCCTGTCCGTTCTGTAGCACTCATATCAAAATAGCAGAGGATGTAAATCCGGGCTCTGAGTATATGTGTCCTGTGTGCGGAAGACGATTGTTGATAAAAGAATCGCATGGGGTTTTCTTTGCAGAACTACTTCCTCAATCCGACATGGCATTTACAATTATTCCTTTCCGCTATACTTCCCAGTCCGAGAAATAA
- a CDS encoding PilZ domain-containing protein translates to MQMLYDTWFLWSITFLFLSLLIVSFLIGIYKKKKEEKQRILRDWERVRYILKEKELNEKEIKLFEEIIHKYDPQNPLGVTTFRQQFIRCIHKYILNARKNLSFEELDEIGEAIREISIRLGHDYIPYGQRIYTTVELYQNQPLWMAPQGENPSLWRKGNVVDINGAFFRVTPFTPRDRLPVNLGQYISFKMWREDDARYQFSTVLRRIELDPEIYVFDHAFSLERFQSRAYFRVRLDKPVEVDIVKIDKKYDLNQISADDVPSQIQFSTRARIVNLSAGGSAILIDRDIDEGFFIRILLDMEDDKEPKYITLYMRIINKVNVALGRYMYRGAFMGLTDENRDRLAKYVFRQQPPVSSALREQQKKDEDNKI, encoded by the coding sequence ATGCAAATGCTGTATGACACATGGTTTTTATGGTCTATTACTTTTTTATTTCTTTCTCTACTTATAGTTTCTTTTCTCATTGGAATTTATAAAAAGAAGAAAGAAGAAAAACAACGCATTTTAAGAGATTGGGAACGAGTTCGATATATTTTAAAAGAGAAGGAATTGAATGAGAAGGAAATAAAACTTTTTGAAGAAATTATACATAAATACGACCCTCAAAATCCGTTGGGTGTGACAACTTTTCGTCAGCAATTTATCCGTTGTATACATAAGTATATATTAAATGCTCGAAAAAATCTTAGTTTTGAGGAGCTGGATGAAATCGGTGAGGCAATTCGTGAAATCAGTATTCGATTAGGTCACGACTATATTCCTTATGGACAGCGTATATATACCACTGTAGAACTTTATCAGAACCAACCGTTATGGATGGCTCCCCAAGGAGAAAACCCTTCCCTTTGGAGAAAAGGGAATGTTGTAGATATAAACGGTGCTTTTTTTCGGGTCACCCCATTTACGCCACGAGATAGGCTTCCTGTAAATTTAGGACAATACATTTCATTCAAGATGTGGCGGGAAGATGATGCACGGTATCAATTTTCTACCGTATTACGAAGAATAGAATTAGACCCGGAAATCTATGTGTTTGACCATGCGTTCTCTTTAGAACGATTTCAATCCCGTGCCTATTTTCGTGTTCGATTGGACAAACCTGTAGAAGTAGATATTGTCAAGATAGATAAAAAATATGATTTAAATCAGATTAGTGCCGATGATGTGCCCAGTCAAATCCAATTTTCTACCCGCGCTCGTATTGTGAACTTAAGTGCCGGCGGTTCTGCTATACTAATTGATAGAGATATTGATGAAGGATTTTTTATCCGAATACTTCTTGATATGGAAGATGATAAAGAACCAAAATATATCACATTGTATATGCGTATTATTAATAAAGTAAATGTGGCATTGGGAAGGTATATGTATCGTGGAGCCTTTATGGGATTAACTGATGAAAATCGAGACCGTCTCGCCAAATATGTATTCCGTCAACAGCCGCCTGTATCCTCAGCACTTCGGGAACAACAGAAGAAAGATGAAGATAACAAAATATAA